A section of the Aphelocoma coerulescens isolate FSJ_1873_10779 chromosome W unlocalized genomic scaffold, UR_Acoe_1.0 ChrW_unloc_scaf_4, whole genome shotgun sequence genome encodes:
- the LOC138102883 gene encoding uncharacterized protein, with amino-acid sequence MTENPSAKVKAAFYALLAKHNARPSPGGEEWGQNNWFNLDYVTDRVCSLQHETRFKFGRNKTIICSVLRACLAAAIDHHLKRCTEEKAIIDSLQSLVEILQKQLDEEKNRNHLLEAALKEEYFRNSKNADSPKETEEKETPHIDQIYPQKELILVKNCGENCCPRVRPLIKTEYNYINDEDFEPHITTKQIPYTAVELARLKKEYGRLPHESETEYVFRVSLTGGDQIQLTEQEASGYWGHGVFLTTGDKRGTWSLTQRAAFWAGGLNPLERGDPLAIIGTPDQLLESVHKAACLQMIHERKLTPGYESPMQLPVKPELMTPLIRGLPESLKPTAVALQKTIAAVGPVERLDRFLGNPSDQTGSTDPGFTPYSTPSQPPGSQLNSPAGDRKVWTWSEVAKDLIDYSRKYGPIKIPEEKLDKTKGVRYIRAPHGEKPENVKQISNRQHWWLLGIKKGVPRDVMDGLPLDKLSKVVSNWHCRKPVLPNPSVQPSAPLLPQNLGSESDQPLPQSLCSEPKQPLPQNQGN; translated from the coding sequence atgactgaaaaccccAGTGCAAAAGTTAAAGCTGCGTTTTATGCTCTGCTAGCAAAACATAATGCCCGTCCCTCTCCAGGAGGGGAAGAATGGGGTCAAAATAACTGGTTTAATTTGGATTATGTGACTGATAGAGTATGTTCTTTACAACATGAGACTAGATTTAAATTTGGCCgaaataaaaccataatctGCTCTGTTTTACGGGCATGCCTTGCCGCAGCTATAGATCATCACTTAAAGCGATGTACTGAGGAGAAAGCAATCATAGATTCCCTTCAAAGCCTAGTGGAAATTTTACAGAAACAATTAGATGAAGAAAAGAATAGAAATCATTTGCTAGAGGCTGCtttaaaagaggaatattttagaaattcGAAAAATGCTGACTCaccaaaagagacagaggaaaaggaaactccTCACATTGACCAAATATACCCCCAAAAAGAACTAATACTAGTAAAAAATTGTGGAGAAAACTGCTGCCCTCGTGTGAGAcctctgattaaaactgaatataATTATATCAATGATGAAGATTTTGAACCGCATATCACCACTAAACAAATACCATACACTGCTGTTGAATTGGCTAGATTAAAAAAGGAGTATGGGCGGCTTCCCCACGAATCTGAGACAGAATATGTCTTCCGAGTGTCTCTAACCGGAGGAGACCAAATTCAATTAACTGAACAGGAAGCCAGTGGATACTGGGGACATGGAGTTTTCTTGACAACAGGAGACAAACGTGGCACGTGGTCCCTGACTCAGCGCGCAGCTTTCTGGGCCGGGGGACTCAATCCTTTAGAAAGGGGAGACCCTTTAGCTATAATTGGTACCCCCGATCAACTCCTAGAAAGTGTCCACAAAGCTGCCTGTTTGCAAATGAtccatgaaagaaaattaactcctggATATGAATCCCCCATGCAATTACCTGTTAAACCTGAACTGATGACCCCTTTAATTCGAGGCCTTCCAGAATCACTCAAACCTACAGCAGTTGCCCTTCAAAAAACCATAGCAGCTGTAGGTCCCGTAGAAAGGCTGGATAGATTCCTTGGAAACCCGAGCGACCAAACTGGATCTACCGATCCTGGGTTTACTCCCTATTCAACCCCCTCTCAGCCGCCAGGTTCACAATTGAATTCACCTGCCGGTGATCGTAAAGTTTGGACATGGAGTGAAGTTGCAAAAGATCTGATTGATTACAGTAGAAAATATGGACCTATaaaaattccagaagaaaaattagaCAAAACAAAAGGTGTCAGGTACATTCGGGCTCCTCATGGCGAAAAGCCAGAAAATGTAAAACAGATCTCTAACCGACAGCATTGGTGGTTATTAGGCATCAAAAAGGGGGTCCCCAGAGATGTGATGGACGGCTTACCCCTTGATAAATTGAGTAAGGTAGTGTCTAACTGGCACTGCCGAAAACCCGTTCTACCAAATCCATCAGTTCAACCCagtgcacccctcctccctcagaaTCTGGGCAGTGAGTCAGACCAACCACTCCCTCAAAGTCTGTGCAGTGAGCCAAAACAACCTCTCcctcaaaaccagggaaactaG